A portion of the Actomonas aquatica genome contains these proteins:
- a CDS encoding RNA polymerase sigma factor: MRAPGKEQAAWDAFFERYTPALRSYCAGIGLHAAEVDDAVQDALILLARLIGDFHYDPAPERRFRNYLITLAHRCALKQLRRAARKRNVALTEDHHGSRAPIHLGAADSRRWLRALGESALCLLATEVRATPRTIEIFRASVLEARPIPEVAEEHQVSADEVYRVRSRYFSRFKDCYLRLAQNSGADFEAAADYVREL, from the coding sequence ATGCGGGCTCCGGGAAAGGAGCAGGCGGCTTGGGATGCGTTCTTTGAGCGCTACACGCCGGCGCTCCGGAGCTATTGCGCCGGCATCGGGCTCCACGCGGCTGAGGTCGACGATGCGGTGCAGGATGCTCTCATTCTACTGGCGCGGCTGATCGGAGACTTTCACTATGATCCGGCGCCTGAGCGCCGATTCCGCAACTACCTCATCACCCTCGCCCATCGCTGTGCGCTCAAGCAGCTGCGTCGGGCCGCGCGCAAGCGCAACGTCGCCCTGACCGAGGACCATCACGGTTCGCGCGCCCCGATCCATCTGGGAGCCGCCGATTCACGACGCTGGCTTCGCGCGCTGGGCGAATCGGCGCTGTGTCTGCTCGCCACGGAAGTGCGAGCCACCCCGCGCACCATCGAGATCTTCCGCGCCTCCGTGCTCGAGGCCCGACCGATTCCCGAGGTGGCGGAAGAGCATCAGGTTTCCGCCGATGAGGTCTATAGGGTGCGCTCGCGCTACTTCTCCCGCTTCAAGGACTGTTACCTGCGGCTGGCACAAAATTCCGGGGCCGACTTCGAAGCGGCCGCCGACTACGTGCGGGAGCTTTGA
- a CDS encoding FHA domain-containing protein, whose product MSADSPNHPTGAPPDNWSQSLRHAAGLLLAVSPLSAGRWLLDYDAEAFPRATSLEPVTTIGRFDECDLVLPESEISRRHARIIWDPDTEESWLEDLNSTNGCWLRGQRLARFPLHNGDTFRLGYHTLVYVELPEEDRSDP is encoded by the coding sequence ATGAGCGCTGATTCTCCCAATCACCCCACCGGCGCTCCACCGGACAACTGGAGCCAATCATTGCGGCATGCGGCCGGACTGCTCCTCGCGGTGTCTCCGCTTTCCGCCGGGCGTTGGTTGCTGGATTACGATGCCGAAGCCTTTCCGCGCGCGACTTCGCTGGAACCCGTCACCACGATAGGGCGTTTCGACGAGTGCGACCTCGTGCTGCCTGAGTCGGAAATCTCCCGTCGCCACGCGCGGATCATCTGGGATCCCGACACCGAGGAGAGTTGGCTGGAGGATCTCAACTCCACCAATGGCTGTTGGTTGCGCGGCCAGCGCTTGGCCCGGTTTCCGCTTCACAACGGCGACACTTTTCGACTCGGTTACCACACCCTCGTTTATGTTGAATTGCCCGAGGAAGATCGCTCCGACCCATGA
- a CDS encoding protein kinase domain-containing protein has translation MSLTSDNFPPEFPPTAKVREWQEGLKIVDRFRLQRLLGRGGQGTVWLAEDELLQTPVALKRFAPHFSWLAPTEIERIRREVVRVRAISHPGVVRLHDLLALPDGLVLVMEWIDGESVADLIRREGPLTPDQILTWLPGLCEALDHVHAVGKLVHRDLKPGNVLLDRDGRAHLCDFGIAAPLAESLARMSGLSLPGTLAYMSPQQLFGADPAPSDDLYSLGALLYECLCGEPPFTQGHLPAQIERLIPEKLSTRRHRKNLKPAPWEKHCDRLLQRCLDKSPEARPQSAKQLLALADGRETLRPSLRRWRQIGMITIAVVGLTMIAWRSASPLRSHLSLAPTSPASATPPNWRDYRREPARYWSGVIADTLVLHAPLGSQWIDTSGFGHRPTYLAGSATDPWGHANEAVAFDGRTRWQVPAHPVFALGSDDPWTLAIWLRVDSLNGSLFQLTPADPASLGLELALQDGRPRLDWHSTRLGDRACFLADATLTPNRWHHLVVQRGPDDLRIEVDGEAAGAFRLDSLPTIPAGAEATLSFGRTATQRSGPQLTFALDELHFWRAELSTDAKRSVFLRDPTHSPADPRAFFRTARRYRILEEGTDDLAVLHQRMSDTFGQDSAVAAWEDLKRDFDQFGDLFAMLHGGADRGSWHVTYRGDATFSTGRLMRLQRRASDISPQYLAQDEFFDRSFVLGSWLTVNGAIVTLPDADVAVASTYLSSEPGMSDWPAGTEVTDQTWPLLHSGKSLAIGVGLQPLKPSQSDELTLSWQPSHATQAALECRISQGPNRSEDYALSIREHGREVAQRRFLMDTTRHTLWLVIRGDRLVLVLAKVGSFARTLEVEITLSRAVPRGETVMRWNAEGDSLRPQWIEAGSL, from the coding sequence ATGAGTCTGACCAGCGACAATTTCCCCCCGGAGTTTCCACCCACTGCCAAGGTGCGGGAGTGGCAGGAGGGACTGAAAATCGTAGATCGCTTTCGTCTCCAACGCCTGTTGGGCCGCGGCGGTCAAGGCACCGTGTGGCTGGCCGAGGACGAGCTCCTCCAAACTCCGGTCGCACTCAAACGTTTCGCTCCGCACTTTTCCTGGCTCGCGCCAACCGAGATCGAGCGCATCCGCCGCGAAGTGGTGCGGGTGCGAGCCATCTCCCACCCGGGGGTGGTCCGGTTGCACGACCTGCTCGCGCTGCCCGACGGCCTGGTGCTCGTGATGGAGTGGATCGATGGCGAATCGGTGGCCGATCTCATCCGTCGCGAGGGGCCGCTCACCCCGGACCAAATCCTGACGTGGTTGCCCGGTCTGTGCGAGGCGCTCGATCACGTGCATGCCGTCGGAAAACTGGTCCATCGCGATCTCAAGCCGGGCAACGTGCTGCTGGATCGCGACGGCCGGGCGCATCTTTGCGACTTTGGTATCGCCGCCCCTCTCGCGGAGAGCCTCGCCCGCATGAGTGGCCTGTCCTTGCCGGGCACGCTCGCCTACATGAGCCCGCAGCAGCTGTTTGGTGCCGATCCCGCCCCCTCCGACGATCTCTATTCGCTCGGTGCTCTACTCTACGAATGCCTTTGCGGCGAACCTCCCTTCACCCAAGGCCACCTCCCGGCCCAGATCGAACGTCTCATTCCGGAGAAACTGAGCACCCGTCGCCACCGCAAGAACCTCAAACCCGCCCCGTGGGAGAAACACTGCGATCGCCTGCTGCAGCGCTGTCTGGACAAATCGCCTGAAGCCCGCCCCCAGTCCGCCAAGCAACTGCTGGCGCTGGCAGATGGGCGCGAGACACTCCGTCCCAGCTTAAGGCGCTGGCGCCAGATCGGAATGATCACCATCGCAGTGGTCGGACTCACCATGATTGCATGGCGTAGCGCCTCCCCCCTTCGCTCCCACCTTTCCCTCGCCCCCACCTCGCCCGCATCCGCCACTCCCCCCAACTGGCGCGACTATCGCCGCGAGCCGGCCCGCTATTGGAGTGGAGTCATCGCGGATACGCTGGTGCTACACGCCCCGCTGGGAAGTCAATGGATTGACACCAGTGGCTTTGGCCATCGCCCCACCTACCTCGCCGGAAGTGCCACCGATCCCTGGGGGCACGCCAACGAAGCAGTGGCATTCGATGGGCGCACCCGGTGGCAGGTCCCCGCGCATCCGGTTTTTGCCCTTGGTTCGGACGATCCCTGGACCCTCGCCATCTGGCTGCGGGTGGACTCCCTCAATGGTTCTCTGTTTCAACTCACGCCAGCCGATCCGGCGTCATTGGGGCTGGAACTGGCCCTGCAGGACGGTAGACCCCGGCTGGATTGGCATTCGACTCGCTTGGGCGACCGAGCCTGCTTTCTCGCCGACGCCACCCTGACCCCAAACCGTTGGCACCATCTGGTGGTTCAGCGAGGACCCGATGACCTGCGCATCGAGGTGGACGGCGAGGCGGCCGGTGCGTTTCGTTTGGACTCCTTGCCTACGATTCCCGCCGGCGCTGAGGCGACGCTCAGTTTCGGCCGGACGGCCACACAACGATCCGGTCCCCAACTCACCTTTGCGCTCGACGAGTTGCACTTTTGGCGTGCCGAGCTCTCGACCGACGCAAAGCGCTCCGTATTTCTCCGCGATCCGACCCACTCACCCGCCGACCCTCGGGCCTTCTTTCGCACTGCTCGTCGCTACCGGATACTCGAAGAGGGCACGGATGACCTCGCGGTCCTGCACCAACGCATGAGCGACACCTTCGGCCAAGACTCTGCGGTTGCGGCGTGGGAAGATTTAAAGCGCGACTTCGATCAGTTCGGCGACCTGTTTGCCATGCTGCATGGTGGAGCCGATCGAGGCTCATGGCACGTGACCTACCGCGGAGACGCCACCTTCTCAACGGGTCGGCTGATGCGGCTCCAACGACGCGCCAGCGATATCTCGCCGCAGTATCTGGCGCAGGATGAATTCTTCGACCGCAGCTTCGTGCTGGGATCCTGGCTCACGGTCAATGGTGCCATCGTCACCCTGCCGGACGCGGATGTCGCAGTCGCCTCGACTTACCTGTCTAGCGAGCCAGGGATGTCCGACTGGCCGGCAGGAACCGAAGTCACCGACCAAACTTGGCCCCTGCTCCATTCCGGGAAAAGTCTAGCCATAGGAGTCGGGTTGCAGCCCTTAAAACCGTCACAATCCGACGAGCTCACGTTGAGCTGGCAACCGAGCCACGCCACGCAAGCAGCGTTGGAGTGTCGGATCTCCCAGGGTCCCAACCGAAGCGAAGATTACGCGCTCTCCATTCGGGAACACGGACGCGAGGTGGCCCAGCGTCGTTTTTTGATGGATACCACCCGCCATACGCTATGGCTGGTCATACGTGGGGATCGACTGGTGCTCGTCCTTGCCAAAGTCGGCAGCTTTGCTCGCACGCTCGAAGTGGAAATCACGCTCAGCCGGGCTGTGCCCCGTGGGGAAACGGTGATGCGATGGAATGCAGAGGGCGATAGCCTTCGTCCCCAGTGGATCGAAGCAGGCAGCCTGTGA
- a CDS encoding TonB-dependent receptor domain-containing protein: MLPRNPLKAAFLGVALIAGSTHNSFAQASSENVLDPVEVVGTRLLEFDGSVFSKFEVDASEIELSGATTVGDWLQTLPVNNGGLNSFASNPTSDASARQSVNFRGLGGSATLVLVNGRRVAPMGLLDGSALPFDIGALPLGALESVEVLLDGSAATYGADAVGGVINLRTKRGFSGGKAKVAYRQFEDTDWSRREASLVQGVSRDGYSVLMALDYAANNDVRFGDRPVSRTEDLRSIGGRDLRSTFAYPAFVNMPYTGVPAELAGKLVGLGTIDSNGVITWSGPATTVGPQDFVEVPPNVLPDGSPRPGDSRTAFDQAPYTSMIPAEEMFGVWLSGRVELSESTEAFADLAWRRRVQDGAIQPVVVSLRNEGAQGVGDGPNGAVILPASSPYNPLGVDLDDVRFSFAELGSRHRIYTNDVMRVVAGVEGRLSSNTHWTSGVLWTRNAVDEVAENYITDQMLQDGLSGRLGGYINPFGPSDPGVIDRARTELHNDQDYTLSQVDARMQHTFHSGGWGPEWVLGAGGEWRNEKFRARPTPLAEVRGYVGWGVPATRTLSRETAAAHVELGMQQWHGVVAHVATRAEHNENYGTAWTPQLGVTYQLHPNLLIRARRAELFRPPELIVTGGDRITYTSTVGTDPERPDLGSYNVLYTAGSNGSLDPEKTTAWRAGLVWDNDKGDFNMTLSADFWRYEQRGLITRFGTQNMLDFEAISPGSFTDRIIRDPNEPDGRAGMIRQVDDSYININQATAQGWDFGSKIQWGDHRGAHWLLDVLATYLMQHSRADPLRGNRESAGNSGRPQWQGTVALSYLTGRWDASLFANYIGSQTGRGYAVDGDIGLDSRVFTNLSFGWRVRPELRVQFSVTNVLDVNPPVLFSSNRGYSPGNYNNRGRGFTLAAEHTW, from the coding sequence ATGCTTCCACGTAACCCCCTGAAAGCCGCATTTTTAGGAGTGGCCCTGATCGCCGGATCCACCCATAATTCATTTGCGCAAGCATCGAGTGAAAACGTGCTCGATCCGGTCGAAGTTGTCGGGACTCGGCTGCTCGAATTCGACGGTAGCGTCTTTTCGAAATTCGAAGTCGACGCGTCCGAAATTGAATTGAGCGGCGCCACCACGGTGGGCGATTGGCTGCAAACGCTGCCCGTCAATAACGGCGGGCTGAACAGCTTTGCGTCGAACCCCACCAGCGACGCCTCAGCCCGCCAAAGCGTGAACTTTCGCGGACTGGGAGGCTCGGCCACTCTGGTGCTGGTGAACGGGCGAAGAGTGGCGCCGATGGGGTTGCTGGATGGCAGCGCACTGCCCTTTGATATCGGCGCACTGCCGCTCGGCGCCCTGGAGTCGGTCGAGGTCTTGCTAGACGGGTCTGCTGCGACCTATGGAGCCGATGCCGTGGGAGGGGTGATCAATCTCCGGACGAAACGCGGGTTTAGCGGCGGCAAGGCCAAGGTAGCCTATCGCCAATTTGAGGACACGGATTGGAGCCGGCGGGAGGCGTCGCTGGTGCAGGGGGTTTCAAGGGACGGGTATTCGGTGCTGATGGCTCTGGACTACGCCGCCAACAACGACGTGCGATTTGGCGATCGGCCGGTCTCGCGCACCGAAGACCTGCGAAGCATTGGAGGGCGGGACCTGCGCTCGACCTTCGCCTATCCGGCTTTCGTCAACATGCCCTACACCGGAGTTCCTGCTGAATTGGCGGGTAAACTCGTGGGCTTGGGGACGATCGATTCGAATGGGGTCATCACGTGGTCGGGACCGGCAACCACCGTCGGGCCGCAGGACTTTGTGGAGGTGCCACCCAACGTGCTGCCGGATGGTTCGCCCCGCCCCGGAGACTCGCGCACCGCATTCGACCAGGCCCCCTACACAAGCATGATCCCGGCCGAAGAGATGTTTGGCGTATGGCTGAGCGGGAGGGTCGAGCTGTCGGAATCCACGGAAGCATTCGCTGACCTGGCCTGGCGGCGGCGGGTGCAGGACGGTGCCATCCAGCCAGTCGTCGTTTCCTTGCGCAACGAAGGCGCGCAAGGGGTGGGCGACGGTCCCAACGGCGCAGTCATTTTGCCGGCGAGTTCCCCCTACAATCCGCTTGGGGTCGATCTGGATGACGTGCGGTTCTCGTTTGCAGAACTCGGGTCGCGTCACCGGATTTACACCAACGACGTGATGCGGGTGGTGGCCGGAGTGGAGGGACGGTTAAGTTCAAACACGCACTGGACCTCCGGGGTGCTTTGGACGCGCAACGCCGTCGATGAAGTGGCCGAAAACTACATCACCGACCAGATGCTGCAGGATGGATTGAGCGGACGCTTGGGAGGCTACATCAATCCGTTCGGCCCATCCGATCCCGGCGTGATCGATCGGGCGCGCACGGAGCTGCACAACGATCAGGACTATACGCTAAGCCAAGTCGACGCGCGGATGCAGCACACGTTTCACTCTGGGGGTTGGGGACCAGAGTGGGTGTTGGGCGCAGGCGGCGAATGGCGAAACGAAAAATTCCGCGCCCGCCCCACTCCGCTGGCCGAAGTGCGCGGTTACGTCGGGTGGGGTGTCCCCGCAACGCGGACCCTGAGTCGGGAAACAGCGGCGGCCCACGTCGAACTCGGAATGCAGCAATGGCACGGCGTGGTGGCGCATGTGGCCACGCGAGCCGAACACAACGAAAACTACGGCACCGCTTGGACGCCGCAACTGGGAGTCACTTACCAATTGCACCCCAACCTACTGATACGGGCGCGACGTGCGGAACTATTCCGCCCCCCGGAATTGATCGTCACCGGCGGCGATCGAATCACCTACACCTCCACCGTCGGAACCGACCCCGAACGCCCGGACCTGGGATCCTACAACGTGCTCTACACCGCCGGGAGCAATGGAAGTCTCGATCCGGAAAAAACCACCGCGTGGCGAGCCGGACTGGTTTGGGACAACGACAAGGGAGATTTCAATATGACACTCAGCGCAGACTTCTGGCGCTACGAGCAACGTGGACTCATCACGCGTTTTGGGACTCAGAACATGCTGGATTTCGAAGCGATTTCTCCGGGCAGTTTCACTGACCGCATCATCCGTGACCCCAACGAGCCCGACGGACGCGCCGGTATGATACGCCAGGTCGACGACTCCTACATCAATATCAATCAGGCCACAGCTCAAGGATGGGACTTCGGGAGTAAAATCCAGTGGGGTGATCACCGTGGAGCCCACTGGCTACTCGATGTTCTGGCGACCTACCTGATGCAGCACTCGCGCGCCGACCCGCTCCGTGGCAATCGAGAATCTGCGGGCAATTCGGGCCGCCCCCAGTGGCAGGGAACGGTGGCGCTTTCATATTTAACCGGGCGCTGGGATGCATCCCTATTCGCCAACTACATCGGATCGCAGACGGGGCGCGGTTACGCCGTGGACGGCGACATCGGATTGGACAGTCGCGTTTTCACCAACCTCTCATTCGGCTGGCGGGTGCGTCCGGAACTGCGGGTGCAGTTTTCGGTGACCAACGTGTTGGATGTGAACCCGCCCGTCCTGTTCAGCAGTAACCGTGGGTATTCGCCCGGCAACTACAACAACCGTGGCCGCGGCTTCACTTTGGCGGCGGAACACACTTGGTAG
- a CDS encoding FHA domain-containing protein, with protein MPSSSQIPPDAEALEASTHPSGIRQRLSFISTLFRDLAVDVSGPNLIWRDPEDGTVRVFQLLADRTTIGRAPGNDIVLSIRSVSRRHAKICCTSHRIVLTDLDSANGTSVNGKMSATVDLRDGMQIEFGSFPMLFCNQPSQLGGDNQDSVSTQT; from the coding sequence ATGCCCTCTTCTTCTCAGATTCCGCCGGATGCGGAGGCTCTGGAAGCCTCAACTCACCCTTCCGGCATCAGACAGCGGCTATCATTTATCAGCACCTTGTTTCGTGATTTGGCCGTGGACGTTTCGGGGCCAAATTTGATCTGGCGCGATCCGGAGGATGGGACGGTGCGAGTGTTTCAGCTGCTGGCTGATCGAACCACGATCGGACGAGCCCCGGGGAATGACATTGTATTGTCTATACGCAGCGTTTCACGGCGGCATGCGAAGATTTGCTGCACGTCACACCGCATTGTTTTGACCGATCTAGACTCCGCAAACGGCACCAGCGTAAATGGAAAAATGTCCGCAACCGTGGACCTTCGCGACGGTATGCAAATCGAGTTCGGTTCCTTTCCTATGCTCTTCTGCAATCAACCCTCTCAGCTCGGGGGCGACAACCAAGATTCTGTTTCTACGCAAACGTGA